A region from the Linepithema humile isolate Giens D197 chromosome 1, Lhum_UNIL_v1.0, whole genome shotgun sequence genome encodes:
- the LOC136998902 gene encoding acyl-CoA Delta-9 desaturase-like: MATDIFSIEPKMCTENNFQRKKPLTIAKMTENENGIQNENKIHTKVKKWFNFKTELKWMNIAFLFLLHGGFLYALFNFNWLENWKTSIWFYVVGTLQAIGVNGGIHRFWTHRAYKAKWQLRVILLIFYCIAGMNNPFEWVRDHRVHHKYTDTDADPHNSNRGFFFSHVGWLMMKKHPEVIQKGSQIDMSDVMADPIFIFGCKYFLILNIVFAFLLPILIPVYAWNEIWSRAVMSQILRYVLSLNFAWSVNSAAHMFGSKPYNTEINPSENRLVAFIAYGEGWHNYHHVFPWDYKAAELGDYKLNIVTMYIDLFAKIGWAYDLKQPSAELVKTVLRKKGDGSHWSIVSEANNKTEQ, encoded by the exons ATGGCAACCGATATCTTCAGCATAGAACCCAAGATGTgcacagaaaataattttcaaagaaagaaacctttaacaattgcaaaaatgacggaaaatgaaaatggcatacaaaatgaaaataaaatccatACAAAGGttaaaaaatggtttaatTTTAAGACAGAGTTGAAGTGGATGAATATCGCATTTCTTTTCCTCTTACATGGTGGTTTCCTGTATgcgttgtttaattttaattggctTGAAAATTGGAAGACAAGCATTTGGT TCTACGTCGTGGGTACATTACAAGCAATCGGTGTAAACGGCGGTATTCATCGTTTTTGGACTCACCGAGCTTATAAAGCGAAATGGCAGCTCAGagttatattacttattttctattgcataGCTGGCATG AACAATCCATTTGAGTGGGTGCGAGATCATCGAGTACACCATAAGTACACAGACACAGACGCAGATCCACACAATAGCAATCGAggattctttttctctcatgTCGGCTGGCTGATGATGAAAAAACATCCAGAGGTGATACAAAAAGGTAGTCAGATTGATATGAGTGATGTAATGGCGGATCCCATTTTCATATTCGGTTGCAA atatttcttgatattaaaCATTGTTTTCGCTTTCTTGCTACCGATTTTAATACCCGTATACGCATGGAACGAGATCTGGTCCAGGGCCGTTATGTCACAGATTCTTCGTTACGTACTCAGTTTGAATTTCGCGTGGAGCGTTAATAGTGCAGCTCACATGTTCGGTTCGAAGCCATACAATAC AGAAATCAACCCGTCGGAGAATAGACTCGTGGCGTTTATAGCATATGGCGAGGGTTGGCACAATTATCATCACGTGTTCCCATGGGACTACAAGGCGGCTGAATTAGgagattataaattgaatatagTCACGATGTACATTGACCTATTCGCGAAGATCGGCTGGGCATACGATCTCAAGCAACCATCAGCGGAACTCGTGAAAACTGTCCTTAGGAAAAAAGGAGACGGAAGTCATTGGAGTATTGTATCGGAAGCGAACAATAAAACTGAGCAATGa